The following are encoded in a window of Impatiens glandulifera chromosome 5, dImpGla2.1, whole genome shotgun sequence genomic DNA:
- the LOC124937535 gene encoding hydroquinone glucosyltransferase-like translates to MAAITPHLAMAPSVGMGHLIPQVEIAKRLVQLHGFSITFLVPGDGPPTTSQKLFLDSLPQNMDYILLPSVSLADLPPETRVESRICLINSRSIPHLKQSLIELKARKPVVAFITDLFGTEGFHIAEELNLPAYLFFPSTAMVLSLFLYLPQLDSEVSCEFRDMDEPVRIPGCVPIHGSLLLDPFQDRKDDVYKHFLDQVKRFRMAKGILVNSFDELESGALKALQEPEPGNYKPPVYPVGPLIQIGSSGSSAEEDKTGCLDFLNAQPDSSVLFVSFGSGGTLSYDQFIELALGLELSGQRFIWVIRSPSDTSDAAYLNGGKSDNPLAFLPDGYLDRVKERGFLVPSWAPQAEILEHGSTGGFLTHCGWNSILESVANGVALIAWPLYAEQKMNAVTVTNVLKVALRPKANEVGVVEKEEIGRVVKSLIEGEEGKECRDRMMELKAATMKTLRSDGSSAKALDKVADEWKSLFTQLN, encoded by the coding sequence ATGGCTGCTATAACGCCCCACTTAGCTATGGCGCCTTCGGTAGGGATGGGTCATCTCATTCCCCAAGTCGAAATCGCCAAACGCCTGGTCCAGCTACACGGTTTTTCAATCACCTTCCTAGTTCCCGGCGACGGTCCTCCAACCACATCCCAGAAACTATTCCTCGATTCCCTCCCACAAAACATGGATTATATCCTTCTCCCTTCCGTCAGTTTGGCAGATCTCCCGCCCGAAACAAGAGTTGAATCTCGAATCTGTCTAATCAATTCCCGATCCATTCCCCACCTCAAACAATCTCTAATCGAACTAAAAGCCCGGAAACCCGTCGTCGCGTTTATCACAGATCTGTTCGGAACAGAGGGTTTTCATATCGCAGAAGAACTCAATCTTCCGGCTTATCTCTTTTTCCCTTCCACTGCTATGGTTCTTTCTCTCTTCCTCTATCTACCTCAGTTAGACAGTGAAGTCAGTTGCGAGTTCAGAGACATGGACGAACCTGTTCGAATTCCGGGTTGTGTACCCATCCACGGTAGCCTTCTCCTTGACCCGTTTCAAGATCGGAAGGACGATGTTTACAAGCATTTCCTCGACCAGGTGAAACGGTTCAGAATGGCAAAGGGTATTCTGGTTAACTCCTTTGATGAACTGGAATCCGGAGCTCTGAAAGCTCTCCAGGAACCTGAACCGGGTAACTATAAGCCACCCGTTTACCCTGTCGGCCCGCTGATTCAGATCGGTTCATCTGGTTCTAGTGCGGAAGAAGATAAGACAGGTTGTCTTGATTTCCTAAACGCCCAACCCGATTCTTCAGTTCTCTTCGTATCATTCGGAAGCGGCGGAACGCTGAGTTACGATCAGTTCATTGAGTTAGCGTTGGGTTTGGAACTCAGCGGACAGAGGTTCATTTGGGTTATCAGATCCCCAAGCGATACGAGTGACGCGGCGTACTTAAACGGCGGGAAAAGCGATAACCCATTAGCGTTCCTTCCAGATGGGTATTTAGATCGGGTTAAAGAACGCGGTTTTCTTGTTCCATCATGGGCTCCTCAAGCTGAGATCCTTGAACATGGGTCAACGGGTGGGTTTTTAACTCACTGCGGTTGGAATTCGATTCTTGAGAGCGTTGCGAATGGCGTTGCGTTGATCGCTTGGCCGTTGTATGCTGAACAGAAGATGAACGCGGTGACTGTGACGAATGTTTTGAAGGTGGCGTTGAGGCCGAAAGCTAATGAAGTGGGTGTGGTGGAGAAAGAAGAGATTGGTCGGGTTGTGAAAAGTTTGATTGAAGGGGAAGAAGGAAAGGAATGTCGCGATCGAATGATGGAGCTTAAGGCGGCGACTATGAAAACGCTGCGTTCTGATGGATCGTCGGCGAAAGCTCTAGATAAAGTTGCTGATGAATGGAAGAGTTTGTTTACTCAATTAAATTAG